In Glycine max cultivar Williams 82 chromosome 7, Glycine_max_v4.0, whole genome shotgun sequence, a single window of DNA contains:
- the LOC100807775 gene encoding uncharacterized protein LOC100807775 yields the protein MTKMNIAQVTAWQPGICVKNMSQLHRLQSKPCVIPKSFGPLTCVLLSLRARQSFSSKCWPILQSRKPLHICLAGGKGMMGNDENSPWKSIEKAIGKFKGESSIEDVLRRQIEKGVYYDSGGGGVKPPGGGNSGGGPDGSGESEEESLAGMWEENIQVILATLGFIFLYIYILTGEELTKLARDYIKYLFGGSQSVRLKNAMYQWGQLYESMTAQKEEEDEYWLQKAILDTPTWWHDPADYREALKNYLLSGTDEAIATRNYLELDSDADVRYCLESDDEEDEDEDQYQYKDDYEEKFA from the exons TTGACAAAAATGAATATTGCACAAGTTACAGCATGGCAGCCTGGgatttgtgtgaaaaatatgtCTCAGTTGCACCGGCTTCAATCTAAACCATGTGTTATACCAAAGAGTTTTGGTCCTCTCACTTGTGTTCTACTGAGCTTAAGAGCAAGACAATCGTTTAGCTCGAAATGTTGGCCCATTTTACAATCTCGGAAACCTCTTCATATTTGCTTAGCCGGTGGAAAAGGGATGATGGGAAATGATGAG AATTCCCCATGGAAATCTATTGAGAAAGCTATTGGAAAATTTAAGGGAGAATCATCAATAGAGGATGTATTACGGCGCCAAATTGAAAAGGGTGTATATTATgacagtggtggtggtggagtgAAACCACCAGGAGGCGGGAACAGTGGTGGTGGCCCTGATGGCTCTGGTGAATCAGAAGAAGAAAGCCTTGCTGGGATGTGGGAAGAAAATATCCAAGTGATTTTAGCGACCCTTGGCTTTATATTTCtg TACATTTATATTCTCACTGGGGAGGAACTCACAAAGCTAGCTAGAGACTATATCAAGTATCTATTTGGGGGAAGCCAGAGTGTCCGACTGAAAAATGCCATGTATCAATGGGGACAACTCTATGAAAGCATGACAGCtcagaaagaagaggaagacgAGTATTGGTTGCAGAAGGCCATTCTGGATACACCAACTTGGTGGCACGACCCTGCTGATTACCGTGAAGCCCTTAAAAACTACTTGCTATCAGGTACAGATGAGGCCATTGCCACCAGGAATTACTTAGAATTAGATTCAGATGCAGACGTTAGGTATTGCTTGGAATCAGATGacgaagaagatgaagatgaagatcaatatcaatataaagATGATTATGAAGAAAAGTTTGCCTAG